The stretch of DNA GCGCGGTCTATGTCACGCATAATCTCGAGGAAGCCGTGCGGCTTGCCGACCGCATCGTGGTGCTGTCGCGCCGGCCGGGCCGCGTCAGGGAGATCGTCGAAATCCCGATGACGCGCGCCGAGCGCGGTGCGATCGATGCACGCGGCAAGTTGCTGGCGCTGCAGAACGATCTGTGGTCGCTGATCCGCGAGGAGGCGATCGATGCCGAGCGCGAGGTGCAGCATGCTTGAGCGCGCGCCGCAGGACGATCGCGCAACCGAAGCCCGGCCGGTCGCCTTCCGCGGCGCCGGTTTTGTGCCAAGGGCGGGGCGCACCTCGGGCTGGATGGCGCTCGCGCTGGTGATTGCGCTGTGGCAATTGGCCGGCAGTGCCGGTCTCGTCAATCCGCTGTTCCTGCCGGCGCCGTCGGCCATTGCGGTCGCAATCTACAAGCTCGCGCTCAGTGGCGCGCTCTGGCAGCACATATCGGCTTCGGTCGTTCGCATCGGCTTGGGCTGGCTGCTCGGCACCGTGGCCGGCGTCATCACAGGTTTTGCGATCGGGCTGTCGACGCTGGCGCGCGGCGTCGGCATCACCTTCATCTCCGCGCTGTTTCCGATTCCGAAGATCGCGCTGCTGCCATTGTTGATCCTCTGGCTCGGAATCGGCGAGGAGCCGAAGATCGCGACCATTGCGCTCGGCGTGTTCTTCTCCACCGCGATCTCGGTCTATAGCGGCGTCGACGCGGTGCCGCGCAATTTGATCCGGATGGCGCAGAGTTTTAACGTGCCGTTCCATGCCATCGTCCGCCGCGTGATCTGGCCGGGCGCGCTGCCCTCGATCCTCGCGGGCTTTCGCATCACGGCGTCGGTGGCGCTATTGCTCGTCGTCAGCGCCGAAATGATCGGCGCGCAATTCGGCATCGGCGCGTTCGTGCTGCAGGCCGGCAATCTGATGCAGACCGATCAGTTGCTGGCCGGTGTCGTGATCCTGTCGCTGTTCGGGTTGGCCGTGGGGAAGGCGATCAATGTGCTGGAGGCGAAGCTGCTGCACTGGCGGTAGACCTGTCGTCCCTGCGAACGCAGGGACCCATACCGCGTGATCCATCGATGAGGCGATGTGGCAAACGCCTTTCGCAACAACCAACGCCGGTGGTTATGGGTCCCTGCGTTCGCAGGGACGACGATAGATCACGCATTCCCACGATCCTCGCGAAACAAATCAAGCTTCTGCTGCACCGGACGGTCGGAGAACGAGAACAGCACTGCGTCGGTGTCGGCCTCGTGCGTGACCCAGTGCCAGCTCGGTACCACGAACAGATCGCGCGCGCCCCACTCAAACGTCTGGTCGCCAATCCTGGTGCGGCCCTTGCCTTCAATCGCGGCGAACACGGTGGCGTCCGTTGAACGATAGCGCGCGGTCTTGAAACCCTTCGGCAGCAACTGAATGAACGTCCCGATCGTCGGCATCGCGAAATCGCCGGTCTCGGGATTGGAGAATTTCAGCTTCAGCCCGTGGCAGGCATCCCATTCGTCGCGCGTCTTGGCCAGCTCCAGCGCCTCGCGGGTGTAGCTGTAGGGATAGTTGAAGATCGGCGAGGTCTTGGATTTGCGCTTCTCGTCGACCGGCAGCAGATTGTGGCCGTAGCGAGCAAAGCTGTCGCCGGCGGGCTTTGAGATCTTCTGCTGGTCCTCGT from Bradyrhizobium sp. AZCC 1693 encodes:
- a CDS encoding ABC transporter permease → MLERAPQDDRATEARPVAFRGAGFVPRAGRTSGWMALALVIALWQLAGSAGLVNPLFLPAPSAIAVAIYKLALSGALWQHISASVVRIGLGWLLGTVAGVITGFAIGLSTLARGVGITFISALFPIPKIALLPLLILWLGIGEEPKIATIALGVFFSTAISVYSGVDAVPRNLIRMAQSFNVPFHAIVRRVIWPGALPSILAGFRITASVALLLVVSAEMIGAQFGIGAFVLQAGNLMQTDQLLAGVVILSLFGLAVGKAINVLEAKLLHWR